tcgtcaaAAGCGTGCGATTCGCCCGGGACCTGCACAAACTCGACGTTTGCCTTTTGCTTCTCCGAGCCCTTAGCCATGACCATCTTGTAAAAGTCGTTCGAGTCCTCAAACATCACGTCGCAGCGACCGGCGCAGAGGAGGATGTAGTCGGGGTAGCGCTCGATCGGAAGGTAGAGCACACTGACTCTGGGGTCCGAGGGGGAGAGGTGCAGCGGAATGTACGATTGGAAGAACGTCGCAAAGACCCACGGAATCAGGTGCACACCGCTGCGGCTCGATTCCTTCGGCTCGGGGTGGGAGCGGATGCCCCTCGAAGCACCCGGGGAGGTGGCGTCGATCGGAGCGTAGAACGAGATCACCGCCTTGACcacctcgcggccgaggttGTTCGCCGTCGAGAGACACAGGTTGCCGCCCGCGCTGAAGCCGCTCATCGTGATCATGTCGAGGTCAAAGCGCTTCGGCTGCGTTTGGACCCAGGTAACGCAATCCTCGATGTCGCGCGGCTGGAATGGTAAGGGGTACTCGGGCGCCTTGCGGTAATCCGTATCGATCACAACGCACTTGAGCTTCGACGCAATCTTGTAGCAGAACCAACGCGAGTTACCAAAGAACGCATAGACGGCTGCGTTAGTGCGACAACATACTAAATCCAGAGCCGTGTACATTCACGTGCACAGGCGAAGGGCCGGGAGGCAGATCCTTTGGCGTGTAGACGTATGCAGTGATGGTACGTCCTGGATCGCGCGAAGGGAACTGGATCCGCTCCACCGTGACGTCATCGCCCACCTGAGGACGGAGGTGGTCCGAGTTCCTCACATCCAGGATGGCCATCACACGAAGGAAGTACACCTTCAGCAATAGCCAAAAGTAGTGAAAACTATAGGCATGGTGCTCCTGCTGTGCCGGAGGGGACATTGTGGTTAAAGATGCGGAGTtcgcggccttggcgcaACCAGGGGGCGTGGGTCGAGCGAAGGGTAATTTACGACTCGTGCTTACAAATCTACAGGGAGTTGTCACTCCACGCCGCCTGAATCatggcgatcgccgcgtcgtaGAGCTTGTCGCGCCAGGCGATCGTCTCGGGCGTCTTGGGCATGTTGTTGAACTCGTGCGACTCGTTGGGGATGGTCAGGAACTCTGTGCCGCGCTTCTGAGCGACAGAACcctcgcgctggatctTTTCGTATAGCATGCGGCTGTCGTGATACAGCGTGTCGGCGTCGCCACAGGCCAGCAGGATGTGGTTCGGGAGCTTGGACACGTCGCCGTAGTACGGGGAGAAGCGCGGCTGCTTGAACTCGTCCTCGCTGTTCGCATAGGCACGAATAAACACCTTGAACATCCAGGGGACTAGGTACACACCGCTGTTGTACTTCTTGTTCGGAGACACCTTCTTCGCGGCGATCTGGTCCATCGGAACAATCTCGGTCACTGGGTACAGCGAAAAGACACCCTTGATCTTGGGGCCGAACTTGGCGGCGGTGACAAGCGCCATGCAgccgcccgcgctcgagccacCCAGGGTCAGGCGGTTGACGTCGTACTTTTGGGGGTAGGACAGGACATGTGCCACGGCGTCTTCACAGTCATTCTGTGCCGTGGGGTACTTCTCCTCGGGGCCCTTGCGGTAGTCACAGTCGAGCACGATGGCGTTCAGGCGCTTGGCAAACGTCGCGTGCATGAAGCTGtcgagaccgaggcgcttgagCAACCAGCCGGACGCGTGCCAGCTCAAATGAACGGGGAGGGGTGCACTCGCGTTTGCGGGCGAGTACTTGATCGCATCAATGTAGCggccctcgtcgcgcgagcggatcttgatgcgctcgacacgcacgccgGGCACCAGGGGACGGCTGGCCTTGGTCAGCCGGATGTTGATGTAGTCATGCAGACGCATGATGTACGTAAGGAGGTACACCACGATGCAGGTGAATCCACTGCAGAGAGACGACATGATGGGCAACCAGATGGAACGGAACCAAGTGGGCCGAGCGGGGTCATTATTCGGTCTGTTTACTAAACACGCAGGGCCCCTCCACGCCGCTTCGACGTGCGCAATGGCAGCGTCGCAGAGCTTGTCGCACCAGGCGATCGTCGAAGGCGTCCTGGGCATGTTGTTGGATTCGTGGGATTGTTCGGAAATGTACATAAAGTCTGGGCCGTGTTTCTGCACCGCAGAGCCCTGGTGCTGGATTTTGCCGTAAACGGGCGACTCTCGTTGTACAGGgtgtcgccgtcgccgcatGCCAGCAGGATCTGGTTggggaggcgcgcgacatcGCCATGATACGGGGAGAACCATGCgtcctcgaggtcctcgtcgccccgGGAGTATGTTCGAATAAAGAGCCTGATGACCCGCAGTCGATCACGACTGCATTCAGGCGCCAGGCACGAGAGGCCGGCTGGACTATGTCATTCAGATCATTACATAGTCACAGATGCGTATGATGTACGCAAGTGCGTAGACTGCGAGAGTATTGCTCATGGACATGGCAAGGACCACGTCTGGGGTAACGCTCCTCGGTGCTTAGTCATATGAGGACTATGGGAGTTGGGCGTAGTAGCGAAGGTGTGTGAAAGAAGTCAAGCGCCGGCGTAGTGTCGTGTGGATTGATGCTAACTATCCTGGAATTCAGCCATGCGATCTTCGGTCCTGGGCCCGTGCACGGCCGGAGGTCGGCTTTATTGGTAGCTCCTGGATTAATGCGCCTATTTTTGCAATTAGGCCGAATTTCGCTTGCGCACGTCCCGCCATGTCATCACGCGTTTCGCTGCGGGTGTACGATGGCGAGGGCATGTTGCCCGACATTGTGCGGCTGATTGAA
The sequence above is a segment of the Malassezia japonica chromosome 6, complete sequence genome. Coding sequences within it:
- a CDS encoding uncharacterized protein (EggNog:ENOG503P3RK; COG:V; MEROPS:MER0034665; CAZy:CE10) translates to MSSLCSGFTCIVVYLLTYIMRLHDYINIRLTKASRPLVPGVRVERIKIRSRDEGRYIDAIKYSPANASAPLPVHLSWHASGWLLKRLGLDSFMHATFAKRLNAIVLDCDYRKGPEEKYPTAQNDCEDAVAHVLSYPQKYDVNRLTLGGSSAGGCMALVTAAKFGPKIKGVFSLYPVTEIVPMDQIAAKKVSPNKKYNSGVYLVPWMFKVFIRAYANSEDEFKQPRFSPYYGDVSKLPNHILLACGDADTLYHDSRMLYEKIQREGSVAQKRGTEFLTIPNESHEFNNMPKTPETIAWRDKLYDAAIAMIQAAWSDNSL
- a CDS encoding uncharacterized protein (TransMembrane:1 (o12-32i); MEROPS:MER0043003; EggNog:ENOG503P3RK; COG:V; SECRETED:SignalP(1-30); CAZy:CE10), translated to MSPPAQQEHHAYSFHYFWLLLKVYFLRVMAILDVRNSDHLRPQVGDDVTVERIQFPSRDPGRTITAYVYTPKDLPPGPSPVHVNVHGSGFTVYAFFGNSRWFCYKIASKLKCVVIDTDYRKAPEYPLPFQPRDIEDCVTWVQTQPKRFDLDMITMSGFSAGGNLCLSTANNLGREVVKAVISFYAPIDATSPGASRGIRSHPEPKESSRSGVHLIPWVFATFFQSYIPLHLSPSDPRVSVLYLPIERYPDYILLCAGRCDVMFEDSNDFYKMVMAKGSEKQKANVEFVQVPGESHAFDELANCEESIKWRETAYDASVELVRKAHEEERGKRAGRV